The DNA segment CCCTCGCACAAGGAGAAATCCCCGCCTATTCATACCGCGTCACGTCGCATCCATAGCGGGAATAAGTTGGTGAAGAACAACAGTAAGGTGACGGCCTTGAGTCCTAGGAAGGAAAGGAGCTCAGTAAGTCTCAATATCTTTGTTCTACCTGAAAGTTCTCGCACATTTAACTGACTCGAGACCGCCTTTCGTGACGTAGTACACCACAGTTGCATGGTATGTTAAACCCTGCCCGCAAACATATTGATTTTGATCGTTCTGCATCCGTCTTTTTACCCTTGGTCCACCATGGTCCTAAAGTCGTGTCTAACATTGTCGTCTTCATTTAAGCAAACAATGTAGACATCGTAAGGTCAAATGCAGCGGCGAAAACCCTTGTCAACGATGCCATGACCTGAACCTGTCGTGTCTCTACAGTACCAATCGTCGATCAAGGTTGCCCGAGGAATCCGATGAGTTGAAACATGTCGCTGCTCAAGTTACCCTGCTACAAGACGAAGTCACCCGATTACATGAAGCTGTAGGCAATGCACAAGTCATTTCGGTTGCTTGTCCTATCCTAGGCGATGTGTTGCCTTCTACAGAAATGTCTTCTGAAAATGATCCTTTGATTCAAGTCACCCAGTCTCCGCTCCAGGGGTTTTCTGCTCGCTGCGTTGGACATTCAGTTCCCGAAAATCCCACCAGTCCAGCAAACGGATTTGCTAACTTCAGTAATGTTCTCGCGGACATGGAATTTGAGGGTTTGCAGCAAGCAGACGACTACTTTGTACAAAGGCCTGAAAATGATATGAAAGAACGCCAGGTTGATCCGCTGTTCATATTCAacaaagatgagatgatcaGGCTATGTCGATTGTATGAGGAGGCTTTCGATTGCATGTTACCTGTCATTAGCGTGCAGTCTCTCATCACCCATACGGAGAACCTAACATCAGTTGAGTCGGTGAAGGATCAAATGAGCCCAGAGCCTACTAGCGGCATCGAGATGCTCCAGCTTAAGGTTGTTATATGCTGTGCCCTGGTGATCCAGGGGGGTGACCAGGGCGAAAAGGCAGCCAGGATTTATGAAAACATGGGAAATATTACCGATCAGATGATCAAGTATGACACGAATTCCACCCCGAATCTCGCTTTCTTGGCATTGCTGGCAAACTATCAACTCTTATCCCAGAACGATGTTCTGGCCTGGAGAACAACATGGCAACTGGCACGGTCATGCTTAAGAAAAGGTCTACACCGGAGAAGGGGTTTGATGGTAATTGAGGAAAGTGATGAAAGAAAATACGCTCTCAATGTTTTTTGGACTGCTTACGTCTTTGGTCAACAATTGGGATTTGATACGGGCTTGCCTTGCGTTATTAGGCAGGGGGATATCGATAAAGAGCTTCCTTTGCCGGTAGGTGAATATGATGCAGATGAAATGTTTGGATAAGTTGTTGACCGTCTAATCAGGAAACATATCCCTACCTTGTGGCAATGATCACTTGGACCAGAATCGGGATCAGGGTTTGGCGCCGGTGGGATTGTCTTGGTACCCCTCCAATTCCGGAACATCCGTCGGAGACAGTTGATGTCCTCGGCAAAGAGATATTACAATGGTATGAAACACTACCTGAGCAGATCAAAGTAAGCAATTTGCCAGGAGGAAGGCTGAGTTTGACTGCTCGGTCACAAGACCTCGATCGCCCCAAGACGTTGATCTGTTTCAAGCTACTGCAGGTGAGTAGTTGATTAGTAGCTTATGTGAAACTCTCTGACAGGTTTAGATGCGCATTTGGTTATATATGCCAGTTCTGTGTAGTAGATCAACTACCACAGCGAATCTGAAGCAATCACAGCACGCCGTGTCACTTGCAACAAGTACCGTTCGATACTTAAGCTCTCTGAAAGATACAAACCTGGATCATATGACTCAGTCATTCTATCCTCGCTTCCTTTTATCTACCATCATGATCTTTTTCCTGGCTTCCATCCACGCTCCAGTCTATTTCGCTGGTACCTGTCGAGCGGATTTTTATGCCGCTATTGAACTGACAAAATCCTTCAGAGTCAAGGATTGGCTTTCACAGCGTCTTTGGAGAGCGGTTCAATCTCTCAAGAACGTGGCACCACGATTTGGTCTTGATTTAGATGAGTACCAGTCAATGGTGACAGCGTGGATGATGAGTTCTCGGAATGGGTAT comes from the Fusarium oxysporum f. sp. lycopersici 4287 supercont2.108 genomic scaffold, whole genome shotgun sequence genome and includes:
- a CDS encoding uncharacterized protein (At least one base has a quality score < 10); the protein is MSSENDPLIQVTQSPLQGFSARCVGHSVPENPTSPANGFANFSNVLADMEFEGLQQADDYFVQRPENDMKERQVDPLFIFNKDEMIRLCRLYEEAFDCMLPVISVQSLITHTENLTSVESVKDQMSPEPTSGIEMLQLKVVICCALVIQGGDQGEKAARIYENMGNITDQMIKYDTNSTPNLAFLALLANYQLLSQNDVLAWRTTWQLARSCLRKGLHRRRGLMVIEESDERKYALNVFWTAYVFGQQLGFDTGLPCVIRQGDIDKELPLPETYPYLVAMITWTRIGIRVWRRWDCLGTPPIPEHPSETVDVLGKEILQWYETLPEQIKVSNLPGGRLSLTARSQDLDRPKTLICFKLLQMRIWLYMPVLCSRSTTTANLKQSQHAVSLATSTVRYLSSLKDTNLDHMTQSFYPRFLLSTIMIFFLASIHAPVYFAGTCRADFYAAIELTKSFRVKDWLSQRLWRAVQSLKNVAPRFGLDLDEYQSMVTAWMMSSRNGYLESNLIGEIEVQTPTSLSHQPSDELLSGATSNGIQIWTELSYIFEAFTSPSGFGYEQGNDAQSPSRIVHSLTSEPTTEQDRTVFLIFKDLIQVGCSGLWEGF